A part of Myxococcus landrumus genomic DNA contains:
- a CDS encoding chemotaxis protein CheW, with the protein MASDEVKVNSDAQEPALRPEGVPERSESADKRREVLGARARALAESRHEVHHEVLSVLAFQVGGERYAVRIEHVDHVLEARGICSLPGAPPHVLGALASRSRVVPVLDLRQLLGLEGGGMSDLGKIVVVEVGEECFGLAAETVEGRKELPRTELSQPPPGPFLYLTPDRLTVLELEQLGGPAAGRQARE; encoded by the coding sequence ATGGCGAGCGACGAGGTCAAGGTGAACAGCGACGCACAGGAGCCCGCGCTCCGGCCCGAAGGGGTACCGGAGCGAAGCGAGAGCGCGGACAAGCGGCGCGAGGTGCTGGGCGCCCGTGCCCGTGCGCTGGCCGAGTCTCGTCACGAAGTGCACCACGAGGTGTTGTCGGTGCTCGCCTTCCAGGTGGGAGGCGAGCGCTACGCGGTGCGAATCGAGCACGTGGACCACGTGCTGGAGGCGCGCGGCATCTGCTCGTTGCCCGGGGCCCCGCCGCATGTGCTGGGCGCGCTGGCCAGCCGCTCGCGGGTGGTGCCGGTGCTGGACCTCCGCCAGCTGTTGGGGCTGGAGGGGGGCGGCATGTCCGACCTGGGAAAAATCGTGGTGGTGGAGGTGGGGGAGGAGTGTTTTGGACTGGCGGCGGAGACGGTGGAGGGGCGCAAGGAGTTGCCCAGGACCGAGCTCTCACAGCCTCCTCCGGGGCCCTTCCTGTACCTGACGCCGGACCGGCTGACGGTGCTGGAGTTGGAGCAACTCGGGGGCCCGGCCGCGGGCCGGCAGGCGCGGGAATAG